A single Phoenix dactylifera cultivar Barhee BC4 chromosome 1, palm_55x_up_171113_PBpolish2nd_filt_p, whole genome shotgun sequence DNA region contains:
- the LOC103701443 gene encoding probable serine/threonine-protein kinase PBL17 isoform X1: MGGCLSVEEPQLPPNKKPVKICKGASDVKGEVSMLAPPKGVEDLRSIGGYENVNIFSYNELRAATKNFRPDQILGEGGFGIVYKGVIDENVRPGFKSTYVAVKELNPEGFQGDKEWLAEVNYLGQLSHPNLVKLIGYCCENEHRLLVYEYMACGSLERHLFRRITLTMPWSTRMKIALDAARGLAFLHGLERPVIYRDFKTSNILLDADYNAKLSDFGLAKEGPMGDQTHVSTRVMGTYGYAAPEYVMTGHLTARSDVYGFGVVLLEMLIGRKAMDKSRPSREHNLVVWARPLLIHNRKLLKIIDPRMEGQYSTKVAAEVAGLAYRCLSQNPKGRPIMSQVVETLEGIRDLPESREGILLQSCGSAVTLYEVPKETVDSSTDKKHSSENAGENEQKEHSRKTKPNSCRSKSEPPMEYNLDSPSPDYDGLPPKSSCDGGAKPSFDEVDM; encoded by the exons ATGGGCGGATGCTTGTCCGTCGAGGAGCCCCAGCTCCCTCCCAACAAGAAaccag TTAAAATATGCAAAGGTGCATCTGATGTCAAAGGTGAGGTAAGCATGCTGGCCCCTCCCAAGGGTGTTGAAGACTTGCGTTCGATAGGTGGATATGAAAatgtcaacatattttcatataatGAGTTGAGAGCAGCCACCAAGAATTTTCGACCAGATCAAATTCTCGGAGAGGGTGGATTTGGAATTGTTTATAAAGGTGTTATTGATGAAAATGTCAGGCCAGGTTTCAAATCCACTTATGTTGCTGTCAAAGAGCTCAATCCAGAAGGCTTCCAGGGAGACAAGGAATGGCTG gcAGAAGTCAACTATCTCGGGCAGCTTAGCCATCCAAATCTTGTCAAACTTATTGGTTATTGCTGTGAAAATGAACACAGACTGCTGGTTTATGAGTACATGGCGTGTGGCAGCCTTGAAAGGCACCTTTTCCGAC GGATTACACTTACAATGCCATGGTCTACTCGTATGAAGATTGCACTTGATGCTGCAAGGGGGCTTGCTTTTCTTCATGGACTCGAAAGACCCGTCATTTATCGTGACTTCAAGACATCAAATATCTTACTAGATGCG GATTATAATGCTAAACTTTCAGATTTTGGCCTTGCCAAGGAGGGACCTATGGGAGACCAAACACATGTCTCCACTAGGGTCATGGGTACCTATGGTTATGCGGCCCCTGAGTATGTAATGACTG GCCATTTAACTGCCAGGAGTGATGTTTATGGTTTTGGAGTTGTGCTTCTCGAGATGCTCATAGGAAGAAAGGCAATGGACAAGAGCAGGCCTAGCCGAGAACACAACCTAGTCGTGTGGGCTCGTCCACTCTTGATCCATAACAGGAAGTTGCTGAAgatcatagatccaagaatgGAAGGGCAATACTCTACCAAGGTGGCAGCAGAGGTTGCCGGTTTAGCATATCGGTGCCTCAGCCAGAACCCTAAAGGGAGGCCCATCATGAGCCAGGTAGTCGAAACCCTCGAAGGCATTCGGGACCTACCTGAGAGCAGGGAAGGCATCCTGCTCCAGAGCTGTGGCAGTGCTGTGACCCTCTATGAGGTTCCTAAAGAAACAGTAGATAGCAGCACTGATAAGAAACACTCCAGCGAAAATGCAGGTGAAAATGAACAGAAGGAACATAGCAGAAAAACAAAGCCTAATAGTTGCAGGAGCAAAAGTGAACCCCCTATGGAATATAATCTGGATAGTCCCTCGCCAGATTATGATGGCCTGCCACCAAAATCTTCTTGTGATGGCGGTGCAAAGCCATCTTTTGATGAGGTCGATATgtaa
- the LOC103701443 gene encoding probable serine/threonine-protein kinase PBL17 isoform X2: protein MLAPPKGVEDLRSIGGYENVNIFSYNELRAATKNFRPDQILGEGGFGIVYKGVIDENVRPGFKSTYVAVKELNPEGFQGDKEWLAEVNYLGQLSHPNLVKLIGYCCENEHRLLVYEYMACGSLERHLFRRITLTMPWSTRMKIALDAARGLAFLHGLERPVIYRDFKTSNILLDADYNAKLSDFGLAKEGPMGDQTHVSTRVMGTYGYAAPEYVMTGHLTARSDVYGFGVVLLEMLIGRKAMDKSRPSREHNLVVWARPLLIHNRKLLKIIDPRMEGQYSTKVAAEVAGLAYRCLSQNPKGRPIMSQVVETLEGIRDLPESREGILLQSCGSAVTLYEVPKETVDSSTDKKHSSENAGENEQKEHSRKTKPNSCRSKSEPPMEYNLDSPSPDYDGLPPKSSCDGGAKPSFDEVDM from the exons ATGCTGGCCCCTCCCAAGGGTGTTGAAGACTTGCGTTCGATAGGTGGATATGAAAatgtcaacatattttcatataatGAGTTGAGAGCAGCCACCAAGAATTTTCGACCAGATCAAATTCTCGGAGAGGGTGGATTTGGAATTGTTTATAAAGGTGTTATTGATGAAAATGTCAGGCCAGGTTTCAAATCCACTTATGTTGCTGTCAAAGAGCTCAATCCAGAAGGCTTCCAGGGAGACAAGGAATGGCTG gcAGAAGTCAACTATCTCGGGCAGCTTAGCCATCCAAATCTTGTCAAACTTATTGGTTATTGCTGTGAAAATGAACACAGACTGCTGGTTTATGAGTACATGGCGTGTGGCAGCCTTGAAAGGCACCTTTTCCGAC GGATTACACTTACAATGCCATGGTCTACTCGTATGAAGATTGCACTTGATGCTGCAAGGGGGCTTGCTTTTCTTCATGGACTCGAAAGACCCGTCATTTATCGTGACTTCAAGACATCAAATATCTTACTAGATGCG GATTATAATGCTAAACTTTCAGATTTTGGCCTTGCCAAGGAGGGACCTATGGGAGACCAAACACATGTCTCCACTAGGGTCATGGGTACCTATGGTTATGCGGCCCCTGAGTATGTAATGACTG GCCATTTAACTGCCAGGAGTGATGTTTATGGTTTTGGAGTTGTGCTTCTCGAGATGCTCATAGGAAGAAAGGCAATGGACAAGAGCAGGCCTAGCCGAGAACACAACCTAGTCGTGTGGGCTCGTCCACTCTTGATCCATAACAGGAAGTTGCTGAAgatcatagatccaagaatgGAAGGGCAATACTCTACCAAGGTGGCAGCAGAGGTTGCCGGTTTAGCATATCGGTGCCTCAGCCAGAACCCTAAAGGGAGGCCCATCATGAGCCAGGTAGTCGAAACCCTCGAAGGCATTCGGGACCTACCTGAGAGCAGGGAAGGCATCCTGCTCCAGAGCTGTGGCAGTGCTGTGACCCTCTATGAGGTTCCTAAAGAAACAGTAGATAGCAGCACTGATAAGAAACACTCCAGCGAAAATGCAGGTGAAAATGAACAGAAGGAACATAGCAGAAAAACAAAGCCTAATAGTTGCAGGAGCAAAAGTGAACCCCCTATGGAATATAATCTGGATAGTCCCTCGCCAGATTATGATGGCCTGCCACCAAAATCTTCTTGTGATGGCGGTGCAAAGCCATCTTTTGATGAGGTCGATATgtaa